In the Kutzneria kofuensis genome, GTGCCGGTGTTCACAGGTTCTCCTTCTGGTTCGGTTTCTGCTGGCGCAGCTGCGGGAAAGACCGGTGTCGTGGCGTCGATGAGCAGCTTGTCGGTGATGCCCTGCGGCGACGAGCCGGCATCCGCGGGCGGTCCCCCGGGGCCGAGGCCACCGGCGCGCGCGTCGTCACCGAATCGCATCGCCCACCCCTTTTCCACGGATCGCCGACCGCCTCGTTGCCGAGACTGACACCGGCCGCGGATCCCCTGAAAGGGCCGTTTCCGTCCCCCGACAGAGTTGTCCAGGGACAATCCAGGCCCACCCTGGACGGTATCGGCGCTGTTAGATTCCTGGTATGACCGGCGACGCGCATCGCAGCGAACTGGGCGATTTCCTCCAGGCGCGGCGCAGCGAGCTGAGCCCCGACATGGTCGGGCTGCCCGACACCGGCAACCGACGGCGTGTCCGAGGACTGCGCCGGGAGGAGGTGGCCGCCCTCGCGTCAATCAGCACGGATTTCTACACGCGACTCGAGCAGGGACGGCGCCGGGCGTCCGAGGAAGTCCTGTCGGCCCTCGCGCGGGTGCTCCGGCTCAGTGCGGACGAACGGAACTACGTGTTCGAGCTGTCGGGCCGGGAACAGCGGCCGGAGCGGCCGGCACCGCAGCAGGCCCAGCCGCAGCTGCGGCGACTGCTCAGTGACCTCACCACCACCCCGGCGGTGGTCCTGGGCCGGCGCACGGACATCCTGGCCTGGAACCCCATGGCCGCCGCGCTGTTCACGGACTTCGGGCGTCTTCCGGAGAAGAAACGGAACTTCGTGCGGCTGGTCTTCTGCGACCAGAGCGTGCGGGGGCTGTATCCGCACTGGGAATATGCGGCCCGTAACGGGGTCGCGCAGTTGCGGCGGGAGGCCGCGCAGGATCCCGACGATCCCGAACTGGCGGCTCTCGTCGAAGAGCTCTCGGCGCAGGACAAGGACTTCCAGCGATGGTGGACCGCACACCAGGTCGCGGTCCGCGGCGCCGGCACCAACCAGGTGCGGCATCCGGTCGTCGGCGATCTCACCCTAGACTGGGCGGCGCTCGTCTGCACCGCCGATCCGGACCAACAGTTGTTCACCTGGACCGCCCAACCCGGTACGCCGTCCCACGACGCACTGCGCGAACTCGCCTCGCGGGTCAGCACGGGAGTCCATGACCGGGTCGTCGTGGGAATGGGCGACGAACAATGAATCGAGATGCTCGATACCTCGTGAAGAAGCCGTCGATGACCACGCCGTTCAGCTCGCGCGTCGACCCGCCGAAGTCAATATCGAACATCCACTTCGGACGATGGACGACCGCGCCCCGCGGGCGGCGGCCCCCAGCCTCCGGCGGTCACTTGTGGTTCGTGGACACCGGGTTCGCGGAGAAGTTGTCGTGCCAGGCGGCCTGGGCGCCGGAGTCGCCGATCCGGTAGACCTCGACCACGGAACCGACGGAGACGGCGACCGACAGGACGGCGATGACGATGGTGGTCACCGGCAGCCAGCGCAGGCGGGCCAGCCGGTCGCGGTAGTGGTGCAGTGCCCAGACCACGGCGGTGAGAAGGAACAGGCCGCCGGCCCAGGGCAGCAAGCCGTCGCCGAGGTGGGCATGGGCGCGGACGAGGGGATCCATCTGCACCCGGCGGATCAGCCACGAACCGGCGCTGGTGGTGAGCGGCACGGAGATCAGCGCCACCAGCGCGACGACGGGTGTGATGATGCCGAGCCGGCGGCGGGCGGCCGGCCACACGGCGCTGCATACGAGCAGCAGCGCGGCCAGCGGCACGAACACGACGACGATGTGCACGAGCAGCACGTGCGCGGGCAGGTCGTTGATGGTGGTGGGCCCCATCGGTGTCCTCCAGGATCGTCTTCACGGTGCGCGGCGGCTCGCGGACGGACCGTAAGCAGGTGATCTTGGAACTTTCTCGGAGCAAGACCCCGGCCGCGACGGAAAGCGCAGTTGGCAGCTGTCGGCACGGACAGGTTCGACCAAGAATTCACAAAGATTCAGGCGTGAAACTGGGGTCTCGATCATCGAGAGAGGCACCGATGTCCCTACGGATCTGGGCGGACGACACCGTCGCGGAGGCAACCGGCCGCCACCGCCGCCGCGACCCCGTCCGCCCGGTCACCGGCGGCCCGGCCGGGAACGCCCGCCTCACGGCGTGGCTCGGCGCGCTGCTGCTGACGCTGTTCCTGGCGGAACTGGCCACGCTGCTGGCCGTCGAGGACCTGCTGAGCTGGCACATCGTGATCGGCGTGCTGCTCGTGCCGCCGGCGCTGGTCAAGACCGGCAGCACGGCCTGGCGCGTCGTCCGCTACTACGTGGGCCATCCGGCCTACCGCAAGTCGGGGCCGCCACCGATGCTGCTGCGGGTGCTCGGGCCACTGGTCGTCCTCTCGACGCTGGCAGTGCTCGGCACCGGACTCGCGTTGATCGCGCTGGGACCGGACGCCGGTCGCGTGCCGCTGCTGGTGCTCATCGGCTACCGGGTCAGCGCGCTGACCCTGCACCAGGGGACGTTCATCGTCTGGGCGACGGTCACGGGGCTGCACACGGTGGGCCGCCTGGTGCCGGCGCTGCGCATCCTCAGTGGACCGACGGCGGCCGGCGACGCGGTGCCGGGTCGCCGGCAACGCGGCGTGCTGCTGCTGGCGACGGTGCTGGTCGCCGTGCTCGCCGCGGTGCTCGTGCTCAACGCCAGCAGTGCCTGGCTGACCGCGGACCTGCACCGGCACCACGCGCCCCGAGAGACGACAATCGGCCCGTGACCGAGGACCGCAAACGGGTGTTGCTCGTCGAGGACGACGGCGAACTCGCGGTGATGCTGGACCGCCTGTTGACGTCCGAGGGCTACGACGTGGACGTCGCCCGGGACGGCCACACCGGCCTGCACCGCGCGCTCACCGATCGCTACGACGTCATGGTCATCGACCGGGGCCTGCCCGGCGTGACCGGCCTGGACCTGATCACCAGGCTGCGCCGGCGCGGCACCGTCACGCCGATTCTCGTGCTGTCCGCGATGGGCACGCCCCGAGACCGCGTGGCCGGTCTGGACGCCGGCGCCGAGGACTACCTGGCCAAGCCGTTCGACATCGACGAGTTGCTGGCCCGCCTCCGCGCCCTGCTGCGCCGGCACCTCCACCACGCGGAGACGTTGCCGCTCGGCCCGGACACGGTGCTGGACGTCGCCTCCCGCACGGTCTTCCGCGGTGAGCGGGCGCTGGAGGTGTTGTCGGAGCGGGAATGCGAGCTGCTGGCGTTGCTGGCGTCCCGACCGGGTGTCGTGTTCACCCGGACGCAGTTGCTGCAGCTGGTGTTCGCCGACGCGATCACCGACACCACGGTCGACACGTACGTGTACTACCTGCGGCGCAAGCTGGGCCGGAAGGTGATCGGCACGGTGCGCGGCATCGGCTACCGGCTGGGGACGACCTCGTGACGCCGACCAGCGAGGCGGTCGTCCGGCGGGCCGCCCGCCGGCTCGGGCTCCAGGCGGCGGGCATGGTCGCGGTCGTCGTGCTGGCGGTCGCCGGTTTCGGCGCGCTGATCACCGTGCGCCAGGAGGCCGCGGACGCGCGGATGGTGGTCGTGGCGGCGGCCAACAACGCAGATGACGTGATCGATCCGCCGGCCGGGATGTGGCTGGCGATGCGGGACGCGGACGGCACAACGCACGTCACGAAGGGCATGCCCACCGGCCTTCCCGACCTGTCCGCATTGGACGATCACAGCTCACCGCCCGACACCACTGTCGAGCTGCCCACCGGGCACTTCCTCGTGCACACGGCACAACCGCCTGACGGCAAGACCGTACAAGCCGTGCTCAACCTGCAACCCTGGGAAGCGCAGCGGGACAGGCTCCTGCTCGGACTGCTCGCCGCGGCGGTCGTGGGTCTGGCGTTCGCGGCCGTCGCCGGCATCCTGCTCGCCCGCCGTGCACTCACGCCGTTGCAGCGAACCCTTCGGCTGCAACGACAGTTCGTCGCCGACGCCTCCCACGAGCTGCGTACCCCGCTGACGCTGCTGCACACCCGCGCCCAGCTGCTCAACCGCGCCCTGCGGGACGCCCCGGACCATCTTCGCGACGAAGCCGCCGGCGTGGTGCGCGACAGCAGCCGGCTCACGGAACTCGTCGAGGACCTGCTGCTGGCGGCCGAGGGAGACGGCACCTCCGACAACGTAGAACTCGGGCCGCTCGCGGTGGACGTGATCGGCGCGATCAGACCGTACGCGGAGGAACGCGGCATCACGATCGAGTCCAGCTTCGCCGCGGCGGCGACCCGCGCGTCCCCGTCGGCGTTGCGGCGGGCGCTGACCGCCTTGGTGGACAATGCCATCGAACACACACCGACGGGCGGCAGGGTCACGATCAGCGTCGAGCCCGCCGGGCACGAGGTGCGCCTGCGGGTCAGCGACACGGGTTCCGGTTTCTCGCCGGATCAGGCCGCCGCGCTGATGACCCGGTTCCACTCCGGCGGCCAACGCTCCGGCCGCCGCCGCTACGGCCTGGGCCTCGCGCTGGTCAACGACATCGCCGATCGGTACGGCGGCCGCCTGGAAGCCGACAGCCGGCCCGGCCACGGGGCGACCTTCACGCTGGTGCTCCCCCGCGTCGTGAAGTGAATCCAGCGGCCGTCGGCCCTTCAGGGTCTTTCGGCCGTGAGCGGCCGTGTCCTGCTTCCCTTCACCGGTCATCCCGGTTCTTCCTAGCGTCGATGTGCACGAGTCGTGCCCTGACGCCGAGGAGAGCGAAGTGACCAGCAACGTGGTGGGCCGCCAAATCGTGGCCGCCGTGGACGGATCCCAGTCCGCGCTCGACGCCGTCCGCTGGGCGGCGGACGAGGCGGCGCGCCGAGGAATGGCGCTGCAGTTGACGCACGCGATGAGCTTCGGAGCCATCGCCTACGGCGGCGCCTACGCGTGGCCGAAGGGGTACTTCGAGGCCGTGGAGCATGCCGGCCGTGTCTTCCTCGCGGACGCCGAGTCACTGGTCCACAAGTCGCACCCGGGCCTGTCCGTCACGACCCAGCTGGTCGAGGGCTCACCGGTCCCGGTGCTGGTGGACGCCTCCGAGCACGCCGCGTTGATCGTGCTCGGCTCCCGTGGGCTGGGTGGCTTCACCGGCATCCTGATCGGTTCCACCGCCACCGCCACGATCGCGCGGGCGCACTGCCCGGTCGTGGTGGTCCGTGGTGACCAGCCCGCCCCGGACGGACCGGTCGTTGTCGGCGTCGACGGGTCGCCCACCAGTGAAGACGCCCTGGCTTGGGCGTACGAGGAGGCGTCGTCGCGGGGTGTCGAGCTGGTGGCCGTGCACGGCTGGACCGAGTTCGCCTCCGAGAGCTCCTACGCCTTCGCGCGGCAGTTCATCGTCGACTGGGACGCCGTGCAGACGCGGCAGGAGCAGCACCTGGCCGAGCGGCTCGCCGGCTACGCCGAGAAGTATCCGGACGTGACCGTTCGCCGGGTCGTCGAGGGCTGCCGGGCCCGCCAGCTCCTGCTGGACCAGGCCCGCGGCGCCCAGCTGGTGGTTGTCGGCAGCCGCGGCCGCGCCGAGCTCGGTGGCCTGCTGCTCGGTTCCACCAGCCAGGCTCTCATCCGCCATGCGCCCTGCCCGGTGCTGGTCGTCCGCGCCCACCAGGGCTGACGTCAGATGAGCAAGGGCCACGCCGTGACGCAGGCAGCGGTCCGGGAGACCCATTGCGCCACGGTCTTCTTCACCGGCGACCGTGCCTACAAGGTGAAGAAGCCGGTGAATCTCGGATTCCTCGACTTCACCACGCCGCAGGCCCGGCGGGACGCGTGCCACCGCGAGGTGCGGCTCAACCGCCGAATCGCGCCGGACGTCTACCTCGGCGTCGCGGAGGTTCGCGATCCGGCCGGCGTGCCGTGCGAATGGATCGTCGTGATGCGGCGGATGCCGGCGGAGCGGTCGCTGACCCGGTTGCTGGCCGACGGCGTGGACGTGCACGACGAACTGCGCCAGGTGGCACGCCAGATCGCCGCCTTCCACGCCGAGGCCGACCGCGGACCACTGATCGATCAGGTCGCGCTGATCGAGGGACTGCGCGAGCGCTGGACCGCCAACCTGAGCGAGCTGGTCCCGTTCCGCGACGGCCCGCTGGACGCCGACGTGCTGGCCGAGATCACCGACCTGGTCGATCGCTACCTCGCCGGGCGGCGGCCGCTGTTGGAGGCCCGCGCACACGCCGGCGCCGCCTGCGACGGGCACGGCGACCTCATCGCCGACGACATCTTCTGCCTGCCGGACGGCCCTCGGGTGCTGGACTGCCTGGAGTTCGACGACCGGTTGCGCTGGGTCGACGCCCTGGACGACACCGCGTTCCTCGCAATGGACCTGGAGCGGCTGGGGCGGCCCGACCTCGGCGCCTGGTTCCTCGACTGCTACGCGGAGTTCTCCGGCGCCGACCGCTGCGCGACGCTGGCGCACCATTACATCGCCTATCGCGCTGTGGTTCGGTCCAAGGTCGCCTGCCTGCGGCACGCCCAAGGTGTGGCGGGCCAGGACGACCAGGCGCGGCAACTGGCCGCCCTGGCGCTGCGGCACCTGCGAACGGCCGAGCCGAGGCTGGTGCTCGTCGGCGGGCGACCAGGCACCGGAAAGTCCACAGTAGCCGGTCGGCTGGCCGACGAACTCGGCGCCGTCCTCGTCCAATCCGATCGAGTGCGCAAGGAAATGGCCGGTATCACCCCGGAAGCCGGCGCCGCGGCGGCCTGGGAGGAGGGCATCTACGGCGTCGCGAGCACCGAGCGCACGTACCGGGAGATGGTGCGACGCGCCGAACTCCTGCTCGGCCGGGGCGAGACCGTGGTGCTCGACGCCAGCTGGCGGACGGCCGCGCATCGGGAGATGGCCCGCGTGGTGGCCACCGGGACGTCGAGCCGGATCGTCGAGCTGGTGTGCCAAGCGCCGGACGACGTCGCCGACGCCCGGATCAGGACCCGGGCCACCACCGCGCACGCGTCCGACGCGACCCCTGAGATCGCCGCCCTGGTGGCCCGGAAGTTCGACCCGTGGCCGGAGGCGGACGCCGTGGACACCGGTTCGCCGGCCCACTGAGCGGGCCGGCGAAGTGGGTCACTTCTTGTCCTTCTTCCGGGTTTCGTTGTACGCCACCGCGCCGAGATAGCGGGCGAGCGGATCGCCGTGCCTCGCCGTCGCCTTCGCTTCGTTCTTCATGTGCTCGCGGGCCTCCGCGGCTGCCTTGCCGGATTCGACATTCGTCACGTCGTCCACCTCCTTCGCACTCGATCATCCCGCTCGCGGAGGGGCTGGCACTGGTGCCGAAAGCCCTGCTCCCCCACGTACTTGCGGCCCTTCGACCCCCGTGTCCACCTCCCTAGCGTGTACACCATGAGAATCGTCCAGTTGGCCTCCATCCCCGAATGCCTTGAGCCGTAAGGAGTCCATCATGCGTACGACGTTCCACCAGGAGCTGGAGAGCATCGACGGGAAGCTGATCGGCATGACGCAGCTGGTGCAGTCGGCCATGGGGCGGGCCACCACAGCGCTGCTGGAGGCCGACCGGACCACCGCCGGCGAGGTCATCGACGACGACGCCACGATCGACGCGCTGCGCCGCGAGATCGACGAGCACGTGCTCCGGGTGCTGGCCACCCAGCAGCCCGTCGCCGGCGACCTGCGGGTGCTGGTCGCCGGGCTGCGGATCGACCGCGACCTCGAACGCATGGGCGACCTTGCCCGGCACATCGCCGAGGTCGCGGCCGAGGACTTCCCGCACGTCGCCGTACCGGTGAAGCTGCGCGGCATCGTCCACTCGATGAACCGCGTCGCGCTGCGGATGGCCGAGCAGGCCAAGGAGGCCATCGGCTACCGCGACAAGAACTCCGCCGCCGAGCTCGACCGTGAGGACGACGAGATGGACTCCCTGCAGGCGGCCCTCTACCGCGAACTGCTCACCACCGACGTCCCCGTCCACACGGCCCTCGAACTCGCCCTGCTCGGCCGCTACTACGAGCGCTACGCCGACCACGCCGTCTCCGTCGCCGAGAGCGTCCGCTTCGAGACGGGGGCAACGGCATGAGCCGCCATCGGCCCTCTGCGCTGAGCCCTTACGGCACCAGGACGGCGGCACCGTCGACGCGGTCGCCGGCGAGGTCGGTCAAGGCGCGGTCAGCGTGGTCCAGGGGGTACGGCGTCGTCGTCACGTGCAACCGGTGCTGCGCGGCGAAGGCCATGAAGTCGGCGCCGTCCTGACGGGTGTTGGCCGTGACGCTGCGCAGTTGGCGTTCCTGGAACAGGTGGCGCTGGTAGTTCAACACGGGAATGTCGGACAGGTGGATGCCGGCGATCGACAGCGTGCCGCCTCGGTCCAGGGCCGCGAGAGCCGGCAGCACGAGGTCGCCGACGGGGGCGAAGAGGATGGCGGCGTCGAGCGGCTCGGGCGGCATGGCGTCGGCGGGGCCGGCGGAGGCGGCCCCGAGGCTCAGGGCCAGTTCGCGGGCGGCGGCGCTGCGGGTGAGCACGTGTACGGTGGCTCCCCGCGCCAGGGCGACCTGTGCGGCGAGGTGGGCGCTGGCGCCGAAGCCGTAGACGCCGAGACGACCGCCGTCGGGCAGGTCGGCACGTTCCAGCGCGCGGTAGCCGATGATGCCGGCGCACAGCAGCGGCGCCAGCTCCGCGTTCGAGTAACCGGTGGGTAGGCGGTACGCGTACGCCTCGGGCACCACGGTGTAGTCGGCGTAGCCGCCGTCGGCGTCCCAGCCGGTGTACCGGGAGTTCGGGCAGAGGTTCTCCGCGCCACGGCGGCAGTAGCGGCACTCGCCGCAGGTGTGCCGCAGCCACGCGATGCCGACCCGCTCCCCCACGGCGAACCGCGAGCCGGGTGACACCACCTCCCCGACGACCTCGTGCCCGGGCACCACCGAAGCGCGGTGCACCTCCAAGTCCCCTTCGGACACGTGCAGGTCGGTACGACAAACGCCGCAGGCCAGCACGCGGACCAGGACCTCACCGGCGCCGGGCACGGGCCTTGGTTCGTCCGACAGCCGAAGCGGTCCGGACGCCATCGGTCCAGGCCGGACCACACGCCAAGCCCTCATCGCTGCCTCCTCACCGCGCACGGTCAGTCTCCCAGGGCGTCGGCGCAGGACTGCGAAGGGCCGACGTGTGCACGCCGTCATGTGCGTTTCGTCCACCGCGGCACGGACGCCGGGCGGTCCTCGCCGACGTCGGTCGGGGCGGACGCCTCGATGTGGGCATCAGGGCCCGGGAAGACGAGGGCCTCGTGGTCGTTGTGGGTCCAGCGCACGACGTACGGCGGCGCACCGTCCGCGCCGTGCACCTCGGTGATCAGACCGCGCCGGGACGGCTTGTCCAGCACGGCCGACTTGATCACCAGCCAGTCACCGGGTTTCGCGTGCACAGCTCCTCCTGAGGGTCAGCGGGCCGGCGCAGCGAGCTACGGCCCCAGCCGATTCGCCGGGTCGATCCCGGCAACGGATCCTGCCTGCCCATCGTCGGCGTCCCTTCTCGATCGCATCGAGCATCGCCGTCACGCGGAAGGCGATCCAGAGTCGTTGGCCGCTCTCCAGGTCCCGTGCCGACAGGGACTTCCGACCCCCTGCGGCGCGCCGGATGGCGGCCAGCGCAGGGCCTTCTCCTCTGCGCCGGCCGCCGCTCCGAGGAGTCCGATGAAGAGGCAGATCGTGACCGGGGAGGAGAAGACGGTGAAACACCGGGAGATCAACACTGTGATGGCCACCGATGTCGCCGTCGTGCACGGCGACACTCCGTTCAAGGACGTCGTGGCGCTGCTGGCCGAACGGCACATCAGCGGCGTGCCCGTGCTCGGCCCGGAGCAACGCGTGGTGGGCATCGTGTCCGAGAGCGACCTGCTGCACGGCACGACTGAACACCACAAGACGTTCTTCGGCCGGCACGAGCACCAGCCGCACAGTGTCGCCGCCGACGTGATGAGCTCGCCCGCGGTCTGCGTGCACCCGGACACGACCGTCGCGCACGCGGCGAAACTCCTTGCCGAGGAAGGTGTTCGTCGGCTGCCGGTGGTGGACGCCGACGGCCGCCTGGTCGGCATCGTCAGCCGCCGGGACGTGCTCAGCGTGTTCCTGCGCTCGGACAAGGACCTGCGCGAGGAGATCCTCGACGAGGTCTTCGGACGCACGCTGTGGATGGACCCCGGTGAGGTGTCCGTCGAGGTGCACTCCGGCGTCGCGACGCTGCGCGGCCAGGTGGAGACGAAGGCGCTCGTGGACATCGCCGGCTCGCTGACCCGCGGCGTCGACGGCGTGGTGGACGTGCACAACCACCTGACCCACGCCCGTGACGACGCCCGGATCGACCGGGCGCACGGCAAGTTCGTGGAGTTCGACCACGAGCCGCTCAAGCCCATGCCGCACCGCGGAGGCTCGCTGTGATGCCTTGGTACTACTACGGATCCGACGCCGGCTGGCTGATGCCGCTGACGATGGTGATCGGCATGGCCCTGTTCTGGGGCGGAATGCTTTTCATGGTCGTCCTGGTGCTGCGGCACTACGGCTCCGCCGCACAACGCCACCGCAACGCCGAGCAGGTGCTGGCCGAGCGGCTGGCCCGCGGCGAGATCGACGAGAACGAGTACACCCGGCTGCGTGACGTCCTGCGCGCCCACTGAAGGAGCTGGCATGTCGCGCTACGTGAAGAACTTCGGCGAACTGGGCCGGGACGACACCGCGATCGCCGGCGGCAAGGGGGCCAACCTGGGCGAGCTGACCCGGGCCGGGCTGCCGGTGCCGGCGGGCTTCGTGGTGACGGCGCAGGCGTATCTGGACTCCCTGGACCGCTCGGGCCTGCGCGGCGAGATCGCCGAGGCCTTCCGCACGGCGCTGGACGTGTCACGGACACCCGACCTGCCGGCGGCGTGCGAGCGGATCCAGACGCTGGTGCGCAAGGCCGGCATCGCCGACGACATCCGGGCGGAGATCGAGGCCGCCTACCACCAGCTCGGTGACAATGCCGAGGTGGCCGTCCGGTCGTCCGCGACTTCCGAGGACACCGCCGGCACCTCGTTCGCCGGCATGAACGCCACGTACACCAACACCCTCGGCATCCACGACGTGCTGACCCGCCTGATCGACTGCTGGGCCTCGCTGTTCGGCCCACGTGTGGTCGCCTACCGCGCCAGCACGGGGCTGGACGAGGAGCCGGCGATCGCCGTCGTCGTGCAGCTGATGGTCGACTCGGCCCGGTCCGGCGTGGCGTTCACCGCCGACCCGTCCACCGGCGACCGCGGCCGCATCGTCATCGAGGGCGCGTACGGCCTGGGCGAGGTGGTGGTCAGCGGCGCGGTCGAGCCGGACACCTACGTCGTCGCCAAGCGGGGTCCCCGTCTGCTGCACGCCCGCACGGGACACCAGACGCACAAGATCGTGCGCGGCCCGGACGGCCATGACCTGCGCATCGACCTCGACGAGCAGACCGGCGCGAGCCGGGTGCTGACCGACGACGAGGCGATCGAGCTGGCCCGGCTGGCGCTGCAGGTGGAGGAGCACTACGGCAGCCCGCAGGACATGGAGTGGGCGATCGCCGACGGCCAGACCTGGCTCGTGCAGTCCCGCCCCATCACCACGCTCCACGAGGACCAGGCCGCCGGTTCCGAGCTGGTCACCGGCCTGGCCGCGTCGCCGGGCCGCGCCGTGGGCCGGGTACACCGGCTGGCCGGTCCCGCCGAGGGCGACCGGTTCCGGGACGGCGAGATCCTCGTCGCGGTCATGACCACCCCGGACTGGGTACCGACGATGCGCCGCGCCGCCGCGCTGGTCACCGACGGCGGCGGCATGACCTGCCACGCCGCGATCGTGGCCCGCGAGCTGGGCGTGCCGTGTGTGGTGGGCACGCGCAACGCCATGGAGGTGCTGCGCGACGGCGAGACTGTGACCGTCGACGGCGCGGCGGGCAAGGTCTTCGCCGGCCGGCTCGAGCCCGCCGCGCACACCGTTCCGCGGATCGCGCCGATGGCCGCACCGGCCGTGGAGACGTTGGGCACCAAGGTGTACGTCAACCTCGCCATGCCGGAACACGCCGAGGAGGTCGCCGCGATGCCGGTCGACGGCGTCGGCCTGCTGCGGGCGGAGTTCATGGTCACCGAGGCCCTGGATGGTGAGCACCCACGCAAGTTGACGTCCCGGCCGGGCGGCAGCGAGAAGTTCACCGCTCGGATGACCGAGTCGCTGCTGCGGGTCACCCGCGCCTTTGCGCCGCGGCCGGTGATCTACCGGGCGATCGACTTCCGTACCAACGAGTTCCGCAACCTGGCTGGCGGCGACGCCTTCGAGCCGGTCGAGGACAACCCGATGATCGGCTACCGCGGCTGCTACCGTTACGTCCGCGAGCCCAAGTTGTTCGCGTTGGAACTGGCTGTGCTGGCCAAGGTCCGCGAGCAGACACCGAACCTGCACCTGATGATCCCGTTCGTGCGCACGCTGTGGGAGCTGCGCGCCTGCCTGGCCGCGATCGACGCCAGCCCGCTGGGGCACGACCGCCGGCTGCACCGCTGGGTGATGGCCGAGGTGCCGTCGGTGGCGTACTGGATCCCGCAGTACGGGCGGCTCGGCATCGACGGGATCTCCATCGGCAGCAACGACCTCACCCAACTCGTGCTGGGCGTGGACCGCGACTCGGAGATCTGCGCCAACCTGTTCGACGAGGCCGACCCGGCGGTGCTGGACACCATCGAGCGCATCATCACCGCCGCCCGCGAGAACGGCATGACCACCTCGCTGTGCGGTCAGGCGCCGTCCACCAAGCCGGGGTTCGCCGAGGAGCTGGTGCGGATGGGCATCACGTCGGTGTCGGTCAACCGGGACGCGATCGCCGCCACGCGGTCCGAAATCGGCTCGGCCGAGCGCCGCCTGCTGCTGCGAACGGCCCGAGAAAGGTGATCACCATGCTCACGAGCCCTGACGTGCGGACGTTGCGGAGCGCCGTGTCGCTGGCCGCACGTGCGCCGTCCATCCACAACTCCCAGCCGTGGCGTTGGCTGCTCGGCGCCACCTCGCTGCACCTCTACGCCGACGCCTCGCGCCTGTTGCCGGCGACCGACCCCGACGGGCGGGACCTGATGCTGTCCTGTGGGGCCGCGCTGCACCACCTCCAGGTGGCGCTGGCGGCCTCCGGCTGGGGCACGCACGTGCACCGGTTCCCCAACCCGAACGAGCCCGACCACCTGGCCGCCGTGGAGT is a window encoding:
- a CDS encoding helix-turn-helix domain-containing protein, coding for MTGDAHRSELGDFLQARRSELSPDMVGLPDTGNRRRVRGLRREEVAALASISTDFYTRLEQGRRRASEEVLSALARVLRLSADERNYVFELSGREQRPERPAPQQAQPQLRRLLSDLTTTPAVVLGRRTDILAWNPMAAALFTDFGRLPEKKRNFVRLVFCDQSVRGLYPHWEYAARNGVAQLRREAAQDPDDPELAALVEELSAQDKDFQRWWTAHQVAVRGAGTNQVRHPVVGDLTLDWAALVCTADPDQQLFTWTAQPGTPSHDALRELASRVSTGVHDRVVVGMGDEQ
- a CDS encoding DUF2231 domain-containing protein; the encoded protein is MGPTTINDLPAHVLLVHIVVVFVPLAALLLVCSAVWPAARRRLGIITPVVALVALISVPLTTSAGSWLIRRVQMDPLVRAHAHLGDGLLPWAGGLFLLTAVVWALHHYRDRLARLRWLPVTTIVIAVLSVAVSVGSVVEVYRIGDSGAQAAWHDNFSANPVSTNHK
- a CDS encoding response regulator transcription factor, whose amino-acid sequence is MTEDRKRVLLVEDDGELAVMLDRLLTSEGYDVDVARDGHTGLHRALTDRYDVMVIDRGLPGVTGLDLITRLRRRGTVTPILVLSAMGTPRDRVAGLDAGAEDYLAKPFDIDELLARLRALLRRHLHHAETLPLGPDTVLDVASRTVFRGERALEVLSERECELLALLASRPGVVFTRTQLLQLVFADAITDTTVDTYVYYLRRKLGRKVIGTVRGIGYRLGTTS
- a CDS encoding sensor histidine kinase, which produces MTPTSEAVVRRAARRLGLQAAGMVAVVVLAVAGFGALITVRQEAADARMVVVAAANNADDVIDPPAGMWLAMRDADGTTHVTKGMPTGLPDLSALDDHSSPPDTTVELPTGHFLVHTAQPPDGKTVQAVLNLQPWEAQRDRLLLGLLAAAVVGLAFAAVAGILLARRALTPLQRTLRLQRQFVADASHELRTPLTLLHTRAQLLNRALRDAPDHLRDEAAGVVRDSSRLTELVEDLLLAAEGDGTSDNVELGPLAVDVIGAIRPYAEERGITIESSFAAAATRASPSALRRALTALVDNAIEHTPTGGRVTISVEPAGHEVRLRVSDTGSGFSPDQAAALMTRFHSGGQRSGRRRYGLGLALVNDIADRYGGRLEADSRPGHGATFTLVLPRVVK
- a CDS encoding universal stress protein produces the protein MTSNVVGRQIVAAVDGSQSALDAVRWAADEAARRGMALQLTHAMSFGAIAYGGAYAWPKGYFEAVEHAGRVFLADAESLVHKSHPGLSVTTQLVEGSPVPVLVDASEHAALIVLGSRGLGGFTGILIGSTATATIARAHCPVVVVRGDQPAPDGPVVVGVDGSPTSEDALAWAYEEASSRGVELVAVHGWTEFASESSYAFARQFIVDWDAVQTRQEQHLAERLAGYAEKYPDVTVRRVVEGCRARQLLLDQARGAQLVVVGSRGRAELGGLLLGSTSQALIRHAPCPVLVVRAHQG
- a CDS encoding bifunctional aminoglycoside phosphotransferase/ATP-binding protein, producing the protein MSKGHAVTQAAVRETHCATVFFTGDRAYKVKKPVNLGFLDFTTPQARRDACHREVRLNRRIAPDVYLGVAEVRDPAGVPCEWIVVMRRMPAERSLTRLLADGVDVHDELRQVARQIAAFHAEADRGPLIDQVALIEGLRERWTANLSELVPFRDGPLDADVLAEITDLVDRYLAGRRPLLEARAHAGAACDGHGDLIADDIFCLPDGPRVLDCLEFDDRLRWVDALDDTAFLAMDLERLGRPDLGAWFLDCYAEFSGADRCATLAHHYIAYRAVVRSKVACLRHAQGVAGQDDQARQLAALALRHLRTAEPRLVLVGGRPGTGKSTVAGRLADELGAVLVQSDRVRKEMAGITPEAGAAAAWEEGIYGVASTERTYREMVRRAELLLGRGETVVLDASWRTAAHREMARVVATGTSSRIVELVCQAPDDVADARIRTRATTAHASDATPEIAALVARKFDPWPEADAVDTGSPAH
- the phoU gene encoding phosphate signaling complex protein PhoU, translated to MRTTFHQELESIDGKLIGMTQLVQSAMGRATTALLEADRTTAGEVIDDDATIDALRREIDEHVLRVLATQQPVAGDLRVLVAGLRIDRDLERMGDLARHIAEVAAEDFPHVAVPVKLRGIVHSMNRVALRMAEQAKEAIGYRDKNSAAELDREDDEMDSLQAALYRELLTTDVPVHTALELALLGRYYERYADHAVSVAESVRFETGATA